Proteins co-encoded in one Pseudomonas fluorescens genomic window:
- a CDS encoding DUF1329 domain-containing protein produces the protein MFPASRLTKTTLALLLSLTATSTLAAISPQQAEQLKTSLTPMGAERAGNAAGTIPAWTGGITQAPAGYKPGQHHPDPYAADKPLFTITKANLDQYKAHLSPGQIALFNSYPDTFQMPVYPSRRSGSAPQWLYDNTLKNATSAKLLEGGSGFADAYGGVPFPVPKDGVEVLWNHITRYRGIYVVRRASETPVQRNGSFALVTSQQEGFFNYYRPGGQFADLKNILFYYLAFVKSPARLAGGAALVHETLDQLKDARQAWIYDAGQRRVRRAPNLAYDTPIASSDGLRTADDTDLFNGSPDRFDWKLKGKQEIYIPYNNYKVGSPDVKYAQLLTPGHLNPQYTRYELHRVWVVEGTLKPGARHIYSKRVLFLDEDSWGAALVDQYDGRGELWRVSMAYLKNFYDLPTTWSALDVFHDLQARRYYVQNLDNEEASTVDFSQPVPEDSYFMPSALRQRGTR, from the coding sequence ATGTTTCCTGCATCACGACTGACCAAGACCACACTGGCGCTGCTTTTGAGCCTCACCGCCACAAGTACGCTGGCCGCCATCTCGCCCCAGCAAGCCGAACAACTGAAAACCTCGCTCACCCCCATGGGCGCCGAGCGCGCCGGCAACGCTGCCGGCACCATCCCGGCCTGGACCGGCGGCATCACCCAGGCGCCGGCCGGCTACAAACCCGGTCAGCATCACCCCGACCCGTACGCGGCGGACAAACCGCTGTTCACCATCACCAAGGCCAACCTCGACCAATACAAGGCGCATCTGAGCCCCGGCCAGATCGCCCTGTTCAACAGCTACCCCGACACTTTCCAGATGCCGGTCTATCCCTCGCGCCGATCCGGCTCCGCGCCGCAGTGGCTGTATGACAACACCCTGAAGAATGCGACCTCGGCCAAGTTACTGGAGGGCGGCAGCGGATTCGCCGATGCCTATGGCGGCGTGCCGTTTCCGGTGCCCAAGGACGGGGTCGAAGTGCTGTGGAATCACATCACTCGCTATCGCGGCATATACGTGGTCCGTCGCGCTTCCGAAACACCGGTGCAACGCAACGGCAGCTTCGCGCTGGTGACCTCGCAACAGGAAGGTTTCTTCAACTACTACCGCCCGGGCGGCCAGTTCGCCGACCTGAAAAACATCCTGTTCTACTACCTCGCCTTCGTGAAAAGCCCGGCGCGCCTCGCCGGTGGTGCCGCGCTGGTGCACGAGACCCTGGACCAGCTCAAGGACGCCCGCCAGGCCTGGATCTACGACGCCGGCCAACGCCGCGTCCGCCGCGCACCAAACCTTGCGTATGACACGCCGATCGCCTCCTCCGATGGCCTGCGCACCGCCGACGACACCGACCTGTTCAACGGCTCGCCGGATCGCTTCGACTGGAAGCTCAAGGGCAAGCAGGAAATCTACATCCCCTACAACAACTACAAAGTCGGCAGCCCCGACGTGAAATACGCCCAACTGCTCACCCCCGGCCACCTCAACCCGCAATACACCCGCTACGAGCTTCACCGTGTCTGGGTGGTCGAAGGCACACTCAAGCCGGGGGCGCGGCACATCTACTCCAAACGCGTGCTGTTCCTCGACGAAGACAGCTGGGGCGCCGCACTCGTGGATCAATACGACGGGCGAGGAGAGCTGTGGCGCGTGTCGATGGCCTACCTGAAAAACTTCTACGACCTGCCCACCACCTGGAGCGCTCTCGACGTCTTCCACGACTTGCAGGCCCGTCGGTACTACGTGCAGAACCTGGATAACGAAGAGGCCTCCACCGTCGACTTCTCGCAACCGGTGCCGGAGGATTCGTATTTCATGCCGTCGGCGTTGCGGCAGCGGGGGACGCGTTAA